In the Halorubrum ruber genome, TCGTACTCGGGGACGCCGACGTCGAGGAGGTCGCCCGCGGCGCGGTTCAGGCCTGCTTCTCGAACGCGGGCCAGCTCTGCCTCTCCGCCGAGCGGATCTACGTCGTCGAGTCCGCGTATCAGGACTTCCTCGACGCGTTCGTCCGCGAGACGGAGGCGCTGACGCTCGGGACCGGCTACGACTACGGCGCCGACCTCGGCTCGCTCGTCGACGCCGACCAGCTGGCCCGCGTCGAGTCGCACGTCTCGGACGCCCGCGAGCGCGGCGCGACCGTCGAGACCGGCGGCCGCGCCCGGCCAGACGTGGCGCCGTACTGCTACGAGCCGACGATACTGACCGGCGTCGACCCGGACGCGACGGTCGCGTGCGAGGAGACGTTCGGCCCAGTGGTCGCGGTGACGCTGGTCCCCGATGCGGCGGCCGCGGTCGACGCCGCCAACGACTCCCCGTACGGACTCAACGCGAGCGTCTGGACCGCGGACCGCGAGCGCGGCGCCGAGATCGCCCGCGAGATCGACTGCGGCACGGTGAACGTCAACGACGCCTTCCTCGCGACGTGGGGCGCGAACGACGCACCGATGGGCGGGTTCGGCGACTCCGGGCTCGGCCGCCGGCACGGCAGGGAGGGGATTCAGCGGTACACGGAGGCCCGAACGGTCGGCGTCTCGCGGGTCGGCCCGCTGACGTTCCCCGAGCGGATCCCGACGGACTGGTTCGTCCGCGGCGCGTTCGCCGCGATGCGGGTCGGGTCGGGGATCCGACGCAGCGTCGACGCGGTACGGCGGCGCCTGTCGCGTCGCTGAAGGGACGGATAACGGATCGGCGCGGAAGGGCGCGCCGAAAAGGGGTTACTCCTCGTCGTCGATCAGGTCGCCGAACACCGACGCCGCGGTGTCGGGGACGTCGAAGTCGTGGTAGTGCTCGCCCTTCTCGTTCGAGAGGATGTTGAGCGCGGCGGCGGCGCCGTCGCCCGCGGAGATGACCGCCTGCCACTCCTCGGCGCGGGCCATCGCGCCGGTCGCGTAGGCGCCCTCGACGCTGGTCTCCATCGAGACGCCGACGCTGACGGTGTCGTCGTCGTCGAACTCGCAGCCAAGCTCCTCCGCGAGGTCGCGGTTTGCGCCCGTCGCGAGGACGACGTAGTCGGCGTCGTACTCGCCGTCCTCGGTCGAGACCGTGAAGCCGTCTCCGGTCGCCTCGACGCCGGTGACCTCCTCGCCCTGGTGACGGTCGACGCCGAAGTCGTCCACCTGCTGGCGCGCGGTCGCCATGAACTCGCTGCCGCCGACGGAGCCCACGCCGAGGTAGTTGAACAGGTGCGCCTTGTGCATCCACGTCCCGTCCGTGTCGAACAGGGTGGTGTCGAGGCCGTTCTTGCTCGCGAACAGTCCTGCGCTCA is a window encoding:
- a CDS encoding NAD(P)/FAD-dependent oxidoreductase, coding for MTNVVIVGGGPAGLSAGLFASKNGLDTTLFDTDGTWMHKAHLFNYLGVGSVGGSEFMATARQQVDDFGVDRHQGEEVTGVEATGDGFTVSTEDGEYDADYVVLATGANRDLAEELGCEFDDDDTVSVGVSMETSVEGAYATGAMARAEEWQAVISAGDGAAAALNILSNEKGEHYHDFDVPDTAASVFGDLIDDEE